From the genome of Anopheles funestus chromosome 2RL, idAnoFuneDA-416_04, whole genome shotgun sequence:
CGGTAAATGATGCGGGAGATACGTCGATGCAGCAGGACACAATGATGCTGAACGACTTTGAAGATATCGATCTGGTGGACTTTCATATGCACTCGCTAGACAGTGATGGACCGTTCCCGATGATAACGAACCACGATCCCGATCCTACCGGCACGAGTGATCATCGGCAGCACACGGCATCGATCGATACGATCGCTTTGTTTTGCAACAGAGCTGACGCTAATGGAGGGAAAATGTTATCGAACGGGTTTGCCGATCAACCACAGACTCAGCACATGCACGATGATATGCTGCACGATCATCAGAATCAGCACACGTATTTGAATAACAATGATCTGGTGAGCAGTAGCGATGGTGCCAGTGTAATGCTGCATTTGGATTTGATGGATCATAACGATCATCAGGCGAGTCTAAACGCGCCTACCGAGACGAAACCGCTTACCTTCGGGAGTCTTCACCATGGTCAGCATCATCTACAGCAGAACGAggatcatcaccatcagcacgCGAGTCaccttcagcagcagcagcagcagcagcgacagcaacagcatcatagTGATAGCAACAATAACACAAGCTACGATGCTAACCGGACCTCAATCGGATTGCTTCGGTTTACCGTGCAGGATCAGCCTATCGCAAGTACCAgcactagcagcagcagcagtagtaccaGCAGCAGTCCCAGCAATTGTTTCCGAGGGCTGGGAACTTCACTCTCCACGAAACATTCAAGCAAACAGAACCAACATCTAAACttgcaccaacagcagcagcagcagcagcagcagcatcaacatcaccagcatcagcaccaacatcagcagcagcatcatcacaaTCTGTTAGATCAACTGTCGGCACCGCCATCCACCAACAGCGAGAACAGTACGGTGATTGGTGATACGATCGATTCCTTTCAGGACAATGCAATGGATTTTGAAAGTTTGCTCACAAACGATACGGACAGTAACTGCCACCGTATGATGCTGGACTGTGCGCAGGATAAGCCCATGCTAAGCTTTCTGCCGGATCCGAGCATTCTAGACTACTTCTCCGAAGAATGTAACGGTCTCGATTACGAAATAAAGCATCTGGAATACTAGACGGCGCAGGCACTATACGACGCGCGGACCGGTTTGGTTCACCGACAGTATTACTCCATGTCGCGGGCGAAGCGGCAAagcagaaagcaaaacaaaacgatggcGTTCGGTGAGAAGAAGCGGCCAAAGTGGACCcccgttgtttgtttttcggttTGTCTGCGGTTTTGTCGTCAGATACACTGGTACACGATGCGGTGTTTCAGGGTTTCTTCCTTAAGCCTTTTACCATGTTGCTAGTTTTTATTAGGTGCAAGTAATAACGTTAACACTACGGAAGTACAGCGGAACGGCAAAACAAGAAGAATCGTGGAGGGGAAGGAGGGGAGggggtggcaaaaaaaaaaacaaaagtcgaATCGAACTAAATTGGCAATAAGCCAAATACGTTGCTGCTTAGTACTGCTGCTGTTTCACCCCTACAGTTTCATCGTACGGTTGGTCGCAGTTCCGGATCGGGGGCGACCATCGCATAGCCCAGTTCCCGTAGCGCACGCTTCACGTCGACAAACACCGTCGGATCCTCGACCGTGGCCGGTATGGCGATGCGTTTGTTCGCTGCCAGATCTGCCATCGCTTTGCGCAACGTTTTACCTGCCGAGCGGTGAAATGATGAGGAAGATCAATGAAACAACCGGCTTGTGAACGCCACGGGAGCAAACCGGGCTTTACACCTACCGGATCTGGTGCGTGGTAAGCTTTGTACTTGGGCGGCTAGTTTGAAAGCGGCGATCGGTCCGATCACCTCCCGTATGATGTTGATCAGCTCGACAGACATCTTGGCAGCCGGTTTGGAAACGTTCGCCTTCGTAACGTACAGACAGAGCGGTATCTGCCCTTTCGTCGGTTCCGGCACACCGAACACGGCCGCATCGGCCACATCCGGGTGACGCAGTATGGCATCCTCCAGGCTCGAGGTGGAGATACGATGTCCCGCCACATTTATCACATCATCATCGCGTGCCGTCACGTAAATGTATCCATTGTCATCCTTGTAACCCGCATCCATGGTGTCGTAGTAGCCCTGAAAAGGTTCGGAAACCACAAGCGATTCGGAAGATGAGGCGGAAAGAaacagagagcgagagaaagggAGATCGTACCGGAAACCGCTGGAAGTATGTTTTGCGGAACAGCTCGTCGCTACGATAGAGCGTGGCCATGTTGCCTGGTGGCAGCGGCAACTTTACCACGATACGGCCCAGCTCGTTCGGTTTCGCTTCGTGACCGTTCTTGTCCAGCACGTAGATATCATAACCACAGAACGGAAGTCCCGTCGTGAATGGTGGCGTTTGAAGATTCTGTGCAAAACCAACGCACGTTGCCGTTATAGCCGAACCGGTTTCCGTTTGCCACCACTGATTCAGTACAGGCACCTTGAAGATGTTGCGCATCCATTTCTACAATGCATACAAGAAGAAGTACTATATGGTAGCGACCTGGGGGAGGAATGGCGGCGCACCGATCATCACGCGGTGGTGTGCGGAAGAATATTTGATTTGGACACAACCGCCAGAATTGGATCGAAGAAGGTTTGTTTGTGCTGCCTACATCTAATGTATCTAAAACTTTTGATATAAGCCTAAAACTAATATTGGGACAAAGGGAACCGACAAGGTACGGACTTCGAACTGTACATCGGAACTAGCTTTTAGCACGTAAGGTGTGTAGACCAAGCTTACACAATTTATCccagcaaacaaaatgctCATCAAACCACCATCATTTACGGTCGCTTCCGGTAAAGATGCATGAGGCAGGAAAGTaacaacaatattttctttagatCTCAATTTATAAACCGGTTTTGTTAAAGAAACTAATAAACAATTGCTTGTGATAATAAAGTCGCTAATCATATCGGGCATGTTTTACtatgctttttttgggggggttttgAGGTGGGGTGCGCGCTGGGAAAAGCTTTCGGTCGGGATCGGGGCTAAGCTTTACACCGTCCGTTCCAGCCAGCAAAGCGGCATGATCGTGCTGCGCACATCAGACACCAATATGTTGTGGCATTGTGCTCTATTTCCGTGCAGTTCTACTAACATCAACCATGCTTGTACCGTCTGTACGTCCGTAGGTGTTGTTTACTCAGCTCATATGCCGCCGTGTTTTGTTGGTAAGCTTCAAGGGGCTAGTTTCGATGTTGCGGCTATAAATAACGATCGTTACGCATACGCCTGCATCACACACTGGTATAGTGGCGCGTGGGATGTTCCAATCGGATGCAAATGTTACACATATAGAATACAAGAAACTACAAACCACTAAACCACTGCACTAATGTGTGTCGAGTTCCGTGTGTCGGTGTGCATGTGTAGTGTGGAATATTTGTCTCAACATTTAATAGTGGAATCAAACAGCCCTTACGATAAAGGCGGATAAAATTAGTTTCATATCGTATTTCCAACCCTGATAAGGTgtaatggtgatgatgacTAATGGCCTTTATGTAgtaaaaaatcctaactttatGGATGTCTaatccctcaaaaaaaaaactagtgtaAAGAAGATCACACGATCGTTAACTTACCATCGTTTCCAGATCACAATGCTCCCCAGCAATGAAGATGGCGCGTAACGATTTAAGGCTGTACTTACGCCCATACGTGACTTCCGGATCGACACGACGGATTACGCGGAATGCCGTCGGTACGGAAAAAATCGCCGACACCTTGTGCTGATCAATGATGCGAAAGTACTGGCCCGGGTCCGGCGTTCGATCGGGTTTACCTTCGTACATGACGCTGGTCGCACCGTACAGAAGCGGCCCGTAACAGATGTACGAATGGCCCACGACCCAACCCAGATCCGAAGCGTTCCACCAGACGTCGTCCTGCTGGATGCCGTAGATAGCGTTCATTGTGTACATCAGCGTAACCAAATGGCCACCGATCGGTCGCTGTATGCCTTTGGGTTTGTCTGGATGAGaaagacacacgcacacacacacagaggaaGCCGTGTTACCAAGGACAAAGAAGCAAGAGAATtccgttttttccccatttacTCACCTGTTGTACCGGAGGTGTAAAGAATGTAGAGTGGATCGTTCGCATCCACCGGTACACAATCGACCGGCGTATCCAATGCATTCTCCCAGGCCACATCCCACGCCTCGTCCAGATCCGACATCAGTATGTTCGAGCGTCTGTAGATGATGTTCTTCGACGGCTTCCAGCGTGACATCGCAACGGCTTCGTGCAGTATGTCCAGATAGTAGATGATCTTGTGCGGTTCCACACCACAGTTGGCCGCAATGATAACTTTCGGCTCGGCATGCTCTATCCTCGTGCAAAGCTCACTAGCCGCGAAACCTAACATGGTGGGGAGGGAAATTGCCCACGGTTAGACGGTAAGGTACGCAATCCTCGCATCCGGGAACTTCCGAACTtccactcgcacactaacctCCAAACACAACGGAATGAACTGCACCGAGGCGTGCCGTTGCCAACATGGCGATGATCGCTTCCGGGATCAGCGGCATATAGATGACGACACGATCTCCCTTCTGTACACCCAACCTTCGCAGTCCACCAGCTAATCGGGACACCTTAGGACATAGTTGTAAGTGATAGGTTGTAAATAGAGTTacccgcaacaaaaaaacccaataaaGCAAATAAGTAAGCAAAATCACCGCACAGTAGTGAGTCCACAGATGACCCAAAATCGAAACCGCAAAAGCTTCAAGCGTTAAGTGCCTAAATGCTCCGCTTAGGACATTGGGGGATGGGGATATACGTTCTTTGCTTACCTTATCGTACAGCTCATTGTACGTTACGTGGCGtacggtgttggtggtgggaCTATCGTGGATGAGCGCAACTTTACTACCCTTGTCGGCCAACACATGCCGGTCAATCGCGTTATAGCAAGCGTTCAGCTTTCCTCCAACATACCTACACAGGGCGAAAATTACAATAGACAAGACGGTTAAGGCTATCCTAATTGCATCCtctgctctctctctccccttcTCTCTACGTTTCTCCCCCCGTGTGGAGCAGACCCGCCAAAAACCGATAAAGGAGCTGCGTGGGATAGGTTCCCGACCAAGATAAGACGAAACATAAATATTCTCCCTGTTTGCAGCCACACCATTCGGGGTTTCCGGTACGCAACTGGAGGACCATTGTCCTCATTTTCATATAGAGTGATAAACCCTCGCGCCCCCATCCAGGCTCTGTGTCACTGTCTCGGGGTGGgtcttcctttattttttagaCAATatgcgtacaaaaaaaactgccctCCCACATCCCCCCACATATGCAAAatatgggaaagaaaaaatgcaattcTGAACCATATTGTGTATGGTTGTGGTGGCTCCtgtcaacacacacacacacacgtgcgggGGGTGGCATTATGAGTCCACGCGTCAGCACCAAATGCTGATGGATATTGATTGCGTCTTGCGGAAAAAGTTTATTATCGATGCTTCCCAAAGGAGTGTGCCCGATCCTGGGGCGAGACGTTGCGCTTGGTGACTAATGCAGTATGATTTATGATTTCTATTAAATCCGCATACCGAGCGTAGGTCGGTTGTACTTATGAATGGAGTCGGTACGGAACGAACGGTGGACAAATccgttaaaaaaattttaagcAAGATGGTTTTTAAACATAGCCATTGgcttttgacgaaaatttagGTTAACATTTTCATGCAGACTCTCTGCATTGCATCAGCATTCGACGAGCGTTTCTTCTTTAATGTACACCGAAGAACCACGTTTCACCATTAGCTCCAGGAATCTTCAGGAAAGTTCCACCACACACCACAGATGAGGAAAGTTGGCCACACACCACAGATCATATTTACCACTGCGTGAAAGGACTATTGCTGTCGTCCACCACTTTCTCCCAAAGTTGATCCCAATCGATGAGCTGTTCCGCCAGATCGCCCCAGAACGCTTCCGGCTGCTCCAACGATTGGCAGTACGCCTCCATATACAGTGGACTCAGCATTTCCGACTGGCTGGAACACACGGGCACTTGACCGACACTACTGTTCGACGGCACGGGTTGAtccatgatcttctgcacggTTCCAAACGGGCTTCTGATCTGATTAAACCACACTTGATCTGCTTTCCAACAAACTGACGTCACTACCGAGAACGTTTAGTGCAACCACTTTGGAACCTCTTCCTTGAACACGCGACGCTTCTGTTCGATCGACGGCACACGCAGTACTGATGTGGAACGGTCGATCGCAACGTCCGTTCTATGTCAGCATAGCAGGCCTCCGGACGGTTTCGACCATCAACGGGTTTGGTGGTGCTTTCGCACTGTTTTGTCGCCCGTGGACAAGGAGAACGTGATGCGTTGCTGTTCATGAGTATAATGTATACTCTAACCTTTGCCTTCGGCTTTTGCCTACCGACGAAGCATGGATAGCTTCTGGAAGGCAGAGAGGCGCCCGATGTCTTCCGATCGTCGCTTGCCTCCCTGGTTACTttcctccccccctccccggTGTTTTTGACCAGCGAGCAAACGGAACTGGAGCCGCTAAACAGTTTCTACCTGCATGCAATTGACTGGCGATCCAAGGTGACGAAAGGTCAGGACGCCTCTGTTTGATATCGCAACGGAACCGAAACGTCCCCAAGAACGCTTTTAATCAAACATGGACTCGAAATGCTTGTCCCCGTTCCAATATACCCGTCGGCTGTAATGAGGGTTTTTGGTGAGGGTTTTGCTTCTGGCTGGAATTGTTTCGTCCAAAAAACCGTTGGTCTTTGATCGCTTTGCTACACGGCGTTGCGGGAATGCGCTAGTAAATGTATAGCGCATTTAAATGTTCCAAAGGGGctttgctttggtttttgccgtttttttttttgttgtgtgttgtttagtTTGTGTCCAATATGCACCCATACCACGTGACTTATGGGGGTTGTGTGAATGGTAGCATTGAACTTTTGTCGAAAATGGGTCCGAATTAACCGATGATTTGATGTTGCGTACGCATTAATTGTCGCCCTTTTCCATACTTTTTCCTGTTAATGAACTCAGTTCTGCTTTGTGCAAGTTATGTTTCTTACTGAAAAAAATCCcgtaatgtttaaaattatttttcttacattttaaaacacattgtttcgtgaaatttaattttgctacgACAAACTCGTCAAAGTAAAAGGTCACGAAGGAGCAAGAAAATGTGGGAAAGTATTGTGAGCCTGGTTAGTTTGTGGGCACCTTCTTCCCATAGCAAATTATCCGCATTTgatgaattttgaaaaattaatcacaaTCACCCGTAAACGATTCACATTCCActtcaaaatgaaatcaacCGAAGTCCGTCAGACCGTGTccgtgtgttttatttgttggtccttttagatttttttccttctgttttctGTTGGTTGCTTACTTCCTTGCGTCCTGGGCTGGTAAGGGAAGCTGTAACCCATCGGGGACGGTCCAAAGCATGGGCATTTGCTAGCAGAGATCGGAGTTACCGTTACcaggggggggtgggggggggggaaacaaCAGTGCAACCAGATGGAGGAAAATGATGACGAGCGTGTTCTGCGCCGTCGCACCGGACGGCTAGCTGGCGGTTTACAAATCATATAAATTCCTAAACGTTGGACCATTACCGGAAGAGTTTGTTCGCAATTTGTCACCATACAGGATCGCTCTCGCTGGTGGATCGACTACGCCAAGTGACTTTTGCGTTGAACCTTATTTGTGAAAGTAGTGAACGATTAAGTGATAGTTTTCTAAAGTGTCTACCATTTGTGGATTTAAACATGGCCAGGTATGCTATTGAgcaaaaaatggataaaaacaGTCGAATCCAACAAATGGTGCTACGACCCCAAAAACCTTTCCACAACTTCTCAGCTAAATGTCTTTTCATGTTGTACTATTGTAAATAATTCTTATCAGTATATTGCCACCGTTGCACAAATTGAATTGCGATTTGTTCTTCCGTACCCATCCGTGGCCATCTGGTGGTGAACGGTTTTTGGTGGACAATTAATCTAACATTGTgcacttgtttgtttgcccAAAATAATGGCCCCTTCTTTGTTTACCCTTTGCAGCCAACAAATTGCATCATTAAAAGCAGTCACGTGTATCGTGCTGTTCCTGGCGATAGTGTGCAGCCTCGTTGCAGGCTCCGCCATGCCGCCATTGTGCGAGAATAGACTGATCGACGAGCTGCCGCCCAAGTTCCGGAAAGTGTGTGCGGCGCTAGAGAACTCGAACCAGTTCGCGGAAGCGCTGAACGCATACATACGGAAGGAGGCAGCTGGTAATGGTAGAGAGTGTATTTTCATACGTGACCATCCCTGATGTGCTTCGTTTGCTTTGCACGCGGTAATGAAATGTACAACTTTCAGCCTTTCTTTACCTAGACGATGATATGCTGGTACCGGGACAGAATGGCAAGCGAACGGATGTGGATCATGTGTTTCTGAGGTTCGGCAGAAGACGCTAAATCTGAAGGTCGCCCTCGACAAGGTGTGTCCTTTGGCCGTGCATCCGATTTGGTCAGCTAACTAACATCCCCATGGACAATGGCACACAtgcacgcgcgcgcacacacacgcaaagtGAACAGTTTCGTTTGATCGTTAGCAGCGTGTAAGGTGGACGATCGTCACATACGTTGAATAAGACTATTGAGAATTCATGGAAATCTTATTCACAGCAGCTATGCAGGCAAGGAGACATGCAAGGATTTATTTTACGTTTCGTATCCGTAGTTTGCACAATTCGAACTGAACTCTCCATTCCCAGACAGTGGTGCGGTCAATATGTATTATAAACAGTATTTAACATCTAGTCTAGTGCAGCGCGGCAAAGCAGCGCTGAGAAACAGATAGTCTTATGCATTCTTACTGTGGTGTAATTCAAGTAGGAAACCACAAAGAATTCCATAACTAAAaactagaacaaaaaaaaaaacacttattgTATTCTGTAACATgactggaaaataaatttgaaatattttatgaaacagTGTAAAAATGACCCTTTGAGATATTTCCGTTGTGCAGATTAAATATCCGATTATGTTGCAGGCTCTCTCGTGACCTGGCCATGAGTTAAACGAAGTCGTTgtaatgtagaaaaaaatattctaaaatgaagaaaaaaaagttataaaatgatttatatgattatttgaaatacgtttctattcactaaaataatgctttaattaaaaaatgaatagaaaataataaaaaaataaaaaaaatctaaaagtttgaaaattttctaaggctttagccttaacttttttcgggaaatttagcaaaattttataaattgatttattttaatgcgaatttgttgcaataagtttcttttcactcaaataatgttttaaattgaaaaaagaataaaaaaatagaaaaaaattaaacaattataaaaatttgtcaatttactaaggctcatttttgcaccaagttttggctataactcggtcggtatccaacggatctccaaactttaacctgtggtcgatagatggcaccaatggctacattttcttcttggacggccatgctctcagatgtctgtgccagaagttattcgaggaaccatgttccttatcctgtttgagaaaatgtaaaattttcctcatttttgcaccaatttgtgcctataactcggtcggtatccaacggatcgccaatctttaacctgtggtcgatagatggcaccaatggctacattttcttcttggacggccatgccctcagatatctgtgccagaagttatgcgaggaaccaagttccttaccctgtttgagaaaatgtaaaattttcctcatttttctgcaattcagcaaaatttttaaatgtgatatattttattgcgaatttgttgcaataagtttcttttcactcaaataatgctttaaattaaaaaaagaataaaaaatcagaaaaaaattaaaaaaaaaatttctactcgaaaatttcataaggcttaccccttacgatttttttgggaaattttgcaaaaaaaattaaattgatttgttttaatgccaatgggttgcaatgagtttctgttcactcaaataatgcttgaaataaaaaaaaagaagtaaaaataataaaaataaataaaaggtacccggataatcgacacTCCATTGTACtgttgtcgcgttcgcaaacgagacaattgctaagcatgtattAACGGGGTTACATTACATTGTTACATCGTTCGTTAAAAGAAACCGTTGGCACATATCCACGTGGTGCAACGATTCAAAATTGTTCGCTTTCGCCTTTGTCGATTACGTATGTCGACTGTAGCTGTCAAATTGGCagttcgtaaaaaaaatgaacaacaaaaGACAAATGTCACAATAAAagattggaaaaataaatagaataagGTAGATTGGCCAACTTTACATTGCACAAATGTAGTTAGTGTATTTAGTGTGTTAAACGTGGTGCAGAATGCCTGGAAAAGTGAAGGTGAAGGTGCTTGCGGGCAGGAATCTGCCCGTAATGGACCGTAGCAGCGATACGACGGATGCTTTCGTGGAAATCAAGCTCGGTAACGTGACGTACAAAACGGATGTTTGTAGGAAAACGTTGAACCCGCACTGGAACTCGGAATGGTACACGTTTGAGGTAAGGGAATCGATACTGCTTTGATTGATTGGGTAATGTTATAATGagtggtttcgtttttgttttcgtctaTTCACGGACGATTATTGCTCTGCCACAGGTGGAAGATGCAGAGCTGCAGGATGAACCGCTTCAGGTCCGGCTGATGGATTACGATACCTATACGGCAAATGATGCGATTGGCAAAGTGTACATTAATCTCAGTCCGCTTTCGCAGTAAGCTTACGTCCCGCCCTTTTTGTGTGCGTTGTATGCTCAGCAATGTATGAATAACGATGTCCTTTGTTTATGTACAACAGCTCTACGAGCAAATCCAGGACAGGCAAAGGTTCTCTTATGTCTGGTTGGCTACCGGTGTACGACACAATCCATGGTGTACGCGGGGAAATCCACGTTATTGTAAAAGTAGATTTGTTCACAGACTTTAACAAGTTTCGCCAAAGCTCTTGTGGCGTGTTGTTCTTCCACTGTAAGTAGGGCGGAAAAACTACGGGACCATCTGTGCGAACGTTACTAATGTTACAAATGTATTTCTAGCATCCAATATACCGTATGGCTACAGCATCGCTATGTACCACGGATTCGTAGAGGAGCTAGTTGTTAATGATGATCCCGAGTATCAGTGGATTGATAAA
Proteins encoded in this window:
- the LOC125764090 gene encoding dromyosuppressin isoform X2, with translation MASQQIASLKAVTCIVLFLAIVCSLVAGSAMPPLCENRLIDELPPKFRKVCAALENSNQFAEALNAYIRKEAAAFLYLDDDMLVPGQNGKRTDVDHVFLRFGRRR
- the LOC125764090 gene encoding dromyosuppressin isoform X1; protein product: MASQQIASLKAVTCIVLFLAIVCSLVAGSAMPPLCENRLIDELPPKFRKVCAALENSNQFAEALNAYIRKEAAGNAFLYLDDDMLVPGQNGKRTDVDHVFLRFGRRR
- the LOC125764084 gene encoding acyl-CoA synthetase short-chain family member 3, mitochondrial — encoded protein: MDQPVPSNSSVGQVPVCSSQSEMLSPLYMEAYCQSLEQPEAFWGDLAEQLIDWDQLWEKVVDDSNSPFTQWYVGGKLNACYNAIDRHVLADKGSKVALIHDSPTTNTVRHVTYNELYDKVSRLAGGLRRLGVQKGDRVVIYMPLIPEAIIAMLATARLGAVHSVVFGGFAASELCTRIEHAEPKVIIAANCGVEPHKIIYYLDILHEAVAMSRWKPSKNIIYRRSNILMSDLDEAWDVAWENALDTPVDCVPVDANDPLYILYTSGTTDKPKGIQRPIGGHLVTLMYTMNAIYGIQQDDVWWNASDLGWVVGHSYICYGPLLYGATSVMYEGKPDRTPDPGQYFRIIDQHKVSAIFSVPTAFRVIRRVDPEVTYGRKYSLKSLRAIFIAGEHCDLETMKWMRNIFKVPVLNQWWQTETGSAITATCVGFAQNLQTPPFTTGLPFCGYDIYVLDKNGHEAKPNELGRIVVKLPLPPGNMATLYRSDELFRKTYFQRFPGYYDTMDAGYKDDNGYIYVTARDDDVINVAGHRISTSSLEDAILRHPDVADAAVFGVPEPTKGQIPLCLYVTKANVSKPAAKMSVELINIIREVIGPIAAFKLAAQVQSLPRTRSGKTLRKAMADLAANKRIAIPATVEDPTVFVDVKRALRELGYAMVAPDPELRPTVR